Proteins from a single region of Belliella baltica DSM 15883:
- the uvrA gene encoding excinuclease ABC subunit UvrA, with translation MTEPITEKQEYIEIYGAREHNLKNIDIDIPRNKLVVITGLSGSGKSSLAFDTIYAEGQRRYMESFSAYARSFLGGMERPDVDKINGLSPVISIEQKTTSKNPRSTVGTVTEIYDFMRLLYARAGEAYSYLSGKKMIRQTEDQIVEQLFESFGGKKLYILAPVVKGRKGHYRELFEQIRKMGFSKVRVDGVVMDVIPKMQVDRYKIHDIEIVVDRIIAEEEDRFRITQSLKTALQHGKGIIMLRDEEGHIHHFSKYLMDPTTGLSYDEPAPNTFSFNSPYGACPSCNGLGIIEEITKENIIPDPKLSISRGGIAPLGEFRDIWIFKKIEAILKQYKCSITTPIGKLPEEVVDILLYGDKMEVEVSSVKYPGTTWTTTFEGIVNFLTKQQEGSSDKLQQWVSEFTTTKVCPECEGYRLKKEALHFKIAEKHIGELAVMDITTLGNWFEDIESRMTERQNLIGKEVLKEIRKRIGFLLDIGLDYLSLNRPLRTLSGGEAQRIRLATQIGTQLVGVLYILDEPSIGLHQRDNVKLIKALQDLRDLGNSVIVVEHDKDMMLDADFVVDIGPGAGRHGGQVVASGTPTEFLKQKSITAKYLSGELKIKTPEKRRKGNGEFLTLKGAKGNNLKNVDLKLPLGSMICVTGVSGSGKSSLIHETLFPLLNRHFYNSKKEPLEHKEIIGLDLLDKVIEVDQSPIGRTPRSNPATYTGVFTDIRALFTELPESKIRGYKPGRFSFNVKGGRCEDCEGAGMKLIEMDFLPDVHIPCETCKGKRYNRETLEVRFKGKSISDVLDMTVEQAVEFFEFQPKILRKIQTLNEVGLGYITLGQHATTLSGGEAQRVKLATELSKKDTGKTFYILDEPTTGLHFQDIEHLLEVLNKLVDKGNSVLVIEHNMDIIKVADHIIDLGPEGGQKGGEIVTQGTPEQVAKHKSSYTAKFLKEELS, from the coding sequence ATGACAGAACCAATCACCGAAAAACAAGAATACATTGAGATTTATGGTGCCCGCGAGCACAATCTCAAAAACATAGATATTGATATTCCACGTAATAAGCTTGTCGTGATCACAGGCCTAAGTGGAAGTGGAAAGAGTTCCTTAGCCTTTGACACCATTTATGCTGAAGGTCAAAGACGATATATGGAAAGTTTTTCCGCTTACGCACGTTCATTTTTAGGAGGAATGGAAAGACCAGATGTGGATAAAATCAATGGACTTTCTCCGGTAATCTCAATCGAACAAAAAACCACTTCCAAAAACCCAAGATCAACAGTAGGTACTGTAACTGAAATTTACGATTTTATGCGCTTGCTTTATGCAAGAGCGGGTGAAGCTTATTCTTATTTGTCAGGTAAAAAAATGATTCGTCAAACTGAGGATCAGATTGTCGAGCAACTTTTTGAAAGTTTTGGAGGAAAAAAATTATATATCCTTGCACCCGTCGTAAAGGGTAGAAAAGGACATTATCGAGAACTTTTTGAGCAAATCCGAAAAATGGGATTCTCAAAAGTACGCGTGGACGGTGTGGTGATGGATGTGATCCCAAAAATGCAGGTTGATCGTTACAAAATTCATGATATCGAAATCGTCGTTGATCGAATTATCGCAGAAGAGGAAGATAGATTTAGAATTACCCAGTCTTTGAAAACTGCACTTCAGCATGGAAAAGGAATCATCATGTTAAGAGACGAGGAGGGACATATCCACCATTTCTCAAAATACTTGATGGACCCGACAACAGGGCTTTCTTACGATGAACCTGCACCCAATACTTTTTCTTTTAACAGTCCCTATGGGGCTTGCCCTTCATGTAATGGGCTAGGAATCATTGAAGAAATTACCAAGGAAAATATCATTCCAGACCCAAAGCTCAGCATCAGTAGAGGAGGGATAGCTCCTTTGGGAGAATTTCGAGATATTTGGATTTTCAAAAAAATAGAGGCTATACTGAAACAATATAAATGCAGCATCACTACTCCTATAGGAAAGTTACCTGAAGAGGTTGTAGATATTTTGCTTTATGGGGATAAGATGGAGGTCGAAGTGAGTTCTGTCAAGTATCCTGGCACTACCTGGACGACAACTTTTGAAGGAATTGTCAATTTCTTAACCAAACAGCAAGAAGGGAGCTCTGATAAGCTTCAGCAATGGGTAAGTGAATTTACTACTACCAAAGTCTGTCCTGAATGTGAAGGATATAGGCTCAAAAAAGAAGCGCTACACTTCAAAATTGCCGAAAAGCACATAGGTGAGCTCGCTGTGATGGATATCACTACACTTGGCAATTGGTTTGAGGATATTGAGTCTAGAATGACAGAAAGACAAAATCTTATAGGCAAAGAAGTACTCAAAGAAATCAGAAAGCGAATAGGCTTTCTTTTGGACATCGGCTTGGATTACCTTTCTTTAAATCGTCCTTTGCGAACACTTTCAGGTGGAGAAGCACAGCGAATTAGATTAGCCACTCAAATCGGTACGCAGCTGGTAGGAGTACTCTATATTTTGGACGAACCAAGTATTGGCCTCCACCAAAGAGATAATGTCAAACTGATCAAAGCTCTTCAAGATTTGAGAGATTTGGGGAATTCAGTCATTGTGGTGGAACATGACAAAGACATGATGTTGGATGCAGATTTTGTAGTAGATATAGGTCCAGGTGCTGGTCGTCATGGTGGTCAAGTAGTAGCATCAGGAACTCCCACAGAATTTTTGAAGCAAAAAAGTATCACTGCAAAATATCTTTCCGGAGAGCTAAAAATCAAAACGCCTGAGAAAAGAAGAAAAGGAAATGGTGAGTTTTTAACATTAAAAGGTGCCAAAGGAAATAACTTAAAAAACGTGGATCTCAAACTCCCACTGGGCAGCATGATTTGCGTAACTGGTGTCTCTGGATCTGGCAAGAGTTCTTTGATTCACGAAACCTTATTTCCATTACTAAATCGACATTTCTACAACTCCAAAAAAGAGCCTTTAGAACATAAAGAAATAATTGGGCTTGACTTGCTAGATAAAGTCATAGAAGTAGACCAGTCACCAATAGGTAGAACTCCTAGATCAAACCCAGCAACCTACACAGGAGTATTTACCGATATCAGAGCTTTATTTACTGAGTTACCAGAATCAAAAATCAGAGGCTATAAGCCTGGTAGATTTAGCTTTAATGTCAAGGGTGGAAGATGTGAAGATTGTGAAGGCGCCGGCATGAAGCTTATCGAAATGGACTTCTTACCAGATGTACATATTCCTTGCGAAACATGCAAAGGGAAACGCTACAATAGAGAAACATTAGAAGTACGATTTAAAGGAAAGTCTATCTCTGATGTTTTGGACATGACTGTGGAGCAAGCAGTGGAATTCTTCGAGTTTCAGCCTAAAATTCTTAGAAAAATTCAGACACTTAATGAAGTAGGACTTGGATATATCACCCTTGGCCAACATGCAACCACGCTCTCTGGAGGGGAAGCTCAAAGGGTGAAGCTAGCCACTGAGCTTTCTAAAAAAGATACAGGAAAAACTTTCTATATTCTTGATGAACCTACTACTGGACTACATTTTCAAGATATTGAGCACTTACTCGAGGTTTTAAATAAATTGGTGGATAAAGGGAATTCTGTACTCGTCATTGAGCACAACATGGACATAATCAAAGTTGCGGATCATATCATTGACTTAGGACCTGAAGGTGGTCAAAAAGGCGGAGAAATAGTCACCCAAGGAACTCCAGAACAAGTTGCCAAACACAAAAGTAGCTACACTGCAAAATTCTTAAAAGAAGAATTATCCTAA